In Plasmodium malariae genome assembly, chromosome: 11, the following proteins share a genomic window:
- the ERCC4 gene encoding DNA repair endonuclease, putative — MSPLYYEKKIVKKLIQHDSLVLLANGFNELNILAIFIFYYQNRCLWYEKYITNDENIFFGLFKLNIHKDVDENELFKNSNKQNYENLNEFASTSRSEVIIDNIDCDSGNNPKECSCDGAHKTIRDGHIISNKVNFENKNKLIFILNVSPKEYNLFLKYQLMLCEGISKFDKVFNDSVKINYLKTQYIRNQKSNERIEMYIRRGVYFISSNVLLIDLLTFKIIPEIIDGIFICKSHKLIYSVKELFIIELYRKRNKYGFIKGISNNKKLINNQHILNIAHKLYMKKVYCYPRFHKNVHLSLNNKFIQPNIYEINLNLPTSTNKIEENILNLIHYLNLEIKKFHTFHDFDINSLLYSDSAENYTMNYIKTKSLTYNTKKLLKEIITLVNILYNLYIYDDVIFYNYLKNLKEADKESTWMYCNEANEIFHIANQRKNMFLNKINMDNTVDANEVDNIQTIIHRIQYEQRYFHKSYEIKREQNEIYKWIYELVYKRDINIREYKKILLKKKKEKKKYESSQSFLNKRRNCNTGKEQQQNMLLNGKVKTHFREGNNKYASLCKSERYHDQQSEMEYNSEVQNYTSNTNTKGHMSTSKLNNYPSVDRKNIFNYIKNKEINSKADALDEGDKDSVLMVGHPKVKQERRIYSTELQEEEREGASKGEGVHGRKAKEEEGKENERIIHSIVMDRAQIEEHKNCHNSSSCNSNNNNSVNNNCSNSRSNNGNGNSYSSSNNEEDEGKTLNDGKQVRKVDYPIAIIVDNFYTQKEFYNLLIHKNENNVNLKFFLKSEEKMKVYNISDDSSNGSYESNMSNSSNSSNSSYSSKKTFQRDHNFPSLDFVNFHIPNYAIKEKTDNLKYIKPHVYILCINKNYDTVYTSENFLDDCSEKMNSINRATHKGCFVRGQKEGKTDRQEVNTVGLNNSGVYSGQANGCRVNYSKDRPSKKNQREKRFFEINEYCGNLDFLELFLMWIKPYRIILTTLDLSIFRNVEIYCARLFQHNVYKLHKESFFNELMNYEENNLMYDSISEERIFVKKEQQQKHQQLKRKKISGSYDSDKGKQVSSSCHSTRTNRKNDSNCRYNKETAKQREKDRGVNNFKIIKVLHSICNTVEVFLIFYKNNILYNKYLNSIKTEKSNWFNFIENKNNLRFEVDRNVFNKNLDLFKKVVDAYFLFQKKFKENKKNIINFNKALCEEFKVFQDVKLDEHIENKNVILSSALNSNYISMEEEELFIENYKNKINKKSDIVPLDEKTIQKIQELLQKFSIDSFNLNFILYSIFNNTKPIVIVDIRELKSDLSYKLYKSKMHIIPYSLLVGDYILTKDICVERKTIVDLIQSLNNNRLYNQIKQMSKYYSMYLLLIEFNTKHLFYFSSLNDKHSIYTKLIILCLQYPRLRILWSPFSLFTVKLFWALKVNSEQPDIFKSLHIDLTLQKHAHRPIVDASTNGQKGTGKEEELEMGKEKAKQEQTIQKNMKTEKNKGMNKEEEQSSAPPRDTESKNDVQLIEPNKVDDLKNNSFDSMNNNRIEEVENYAEGNGNNENEHNEEFYKYETINDLFDKNLNNLENVDTSKTFKKMESVTNWNALEILKALPGVTEKNMHLIINNVNSLYDLCEKTVEELESYMSKNNAKLLYDFLNTDVS, encoded by the coding sequence ATGAGTCCCCTGTATTACGAAAAGAAAATTGTGAAGAAGCTAATACAACACGACTCCTTAGTATTACTAGCAAACGGTTTCAACGAACTGAACATTTtagctatttttattttttactaccAAAATAGATGTCTATGGTATGAAAAGTACATAACCAATGATGAAAACATCTTCTTCGGTTTGTTTAAactaaatatacataaagaTGTTGATGAAAATGAGTTGTtcaaaaattcaaataaacaGAATTACGAGAATTTAAACGAATTTGCTAGTACAAGTAGGTCAGAAGTTATTATCGATAACATTGATTGTGACTCTGGAAATAACCCAAAAGAATGTAGCTGTGATGGTGCACATAAAACCATTAGAGATGGCCATATTATAAGTAATAAGGTAAACTTtgaaaataagaacaaattaatttttatactgAACGTTTCCCCGAAGGAGTATAACTTATTCCTAAAATATCAACTTATGTTATGTGAAGGTATTAGCAAATTTGATAAAGTATTCAATGATagtgttaaaataaattacttaAAAACTCAGTATATACGAAACCAAAAATCTAATGAACGAATTGAGATGTATATTAGAAGAGGTGTGTACTTTATCTCTTctaatgttttattaattgatttattaacatttaaaataatccCTGAAATTATTGAtggtatttttatatgtaaaagtCATAAACTTATTTACAGTGTTAAAGAGCTTTTTATTATAGAGTTATACAGaaagagaaataaatatgGATTCATAAAAGgaattagtaataataaaaaattaataaataatcaacacatattaaatatagcacataagttatatatgaaaaaagtatattgTTATCCAagatttcataaaaatgtcCATTTATcgttaaataataaatttatacaaccaaatatatatgaaataaatctAAATCTACCTACAAGTACAAacaaaatagaagaaaatattCTAAATCTAATACATTACTTAAAtttagaaattaaaaaattccaCACTTTTCATGATTTTGATATCAACTCTTTACTCTATTCTGATAGTGCAGAAAATTATActatgaattatattaaaacaaaaagtcTTACATATAATACCAAAAAACTGCTCAAAGAAATTATTACtcttgttaatatattatataatttatatatatatgatgatgttatattttataactaccttaaaaatttaaaagaagcAGATAAGGAATCTACTTGGATGTACTGTAATGAGgcaaatgaaatatttcaCATAGCCAATCAAAGGAAAAAcatgtttttaaataaaattaatatggaTAATACTGTAGATGCTAACGAAGTAGACAACATACAAACCATTATACATAGAATTCAGTATGAGCAGagatattttcataaatcgTATGAAATCAAAAgagaacaaaatgaaatatacaaATGGATATACGAGCTCGTATACAAAAGAGATATAAACATaagagaatataaaaaaattctgttaaaaaaaaaaaaagaaaaaaaaaaatacgaatcATCTCAGTCTTTTCTCAACAAGAGAAGAAACTGCAACACAGGGAAGGAACAACAACAAAACATGCTTCTAAATGGAAAGGTAAAAACGCACTTCCGCGAAGGTAACAACAAATATGCCTCCCTTTGTAAAAGTGAAAGATACCACGACCAGCAAAGTGAAATGGAGTACAATTCCGAGGTGCAAAATTATACAAGTAATACAAATACAAAGGGTCATATGAGTACCTCTAAACTAAATAATTACCCATCTGTAgacagaaaaaatatatttaattatataaagaataaggAGATAAATAGTAAAGCAGATGCACTTGATGAGGGGGATAAAGATAGCGTACTTATGGTAGGGCATCCAAAGGTGAAGCAAGAGAGGCGGATTTATAGCACTGAACTGCAGGAAGAAGAAAGGGAGGGAGCGTCAAAAGGAGAAGGAGTTCACGGAAGAAAAGCCAAGGAGGAGGAGGGAAAGGAAAACGAGAGGATAATTCACAGTATAGTAATGGATCGCGCGCAAATTGAAGAACATAAAAATTGCCATAATAGCAGTAGttgtaatagtaataataacaatagtgTAAATAATAACTGCAGTAATAGTCGAAGTAATAATGGTAATGGCAATAGttatagtagtagtaataatgagGAGGATGAAGGAAAGACCCTCAACGATGGAAAGCAAGTGAGAAAAGTGGACTACCCGATTGCGATAATAGTCGATAATTTCTATACtcaaaaagaattttataatttgctCATTCACAAAAATGAGAATAACGTAAACCtcaaattttttctaaaatcagaggaaaaaatgaaggtGTATAACATTTCCGATGACTCATCGAACGGATCATATGAATCCAATATGTCTAATTCGTCTAATTCGTCTAATTCGTCGTACTCGTCGAAAAAGACTTTTCAGCGTGATCATAACTTCCCATCTTTAGATTTCgttaattttcatattccAAACTATGcgataaaggaaaaaacggataacttgaaatatataaaaccccacgtttatattttatgtattaataaaaattacgaTACTGTTTATACATCTGAAAACTTTCTTGATGATTGCTCTGAAAAGATGAATTCGATAAATCGCGCTACTCATAAGGGATGTTTCGTGCGGGGACAAAAGGAGGGAAAAACGGATAGGCAGGAGGTGAACACTGTCGGGTTGAATAATAGCGGTGTATATAGCGGCCAAGCAAATGGCTGCAGAGTGAACTACAGTAAAGATCGACCTTCCAAGAAGAACCAAAGAGAGAAACgcttttttgaaataaatgaatactGTGGTAATTTGGATTTCCTAGAACTATTTCTAATGTGGATAAAGCCGTATAGAATTATCCTAACCACTCTAGATTTAAGTATCTTTAGAAATGTGGAAATTTATTGTGCTAGGTTGTTTCAGCATAACGTGTACAAGCTACATAAGGAGAGTTTCTTCAACGAATTGATGAATTATGAGGAAAATAACTTGATGTATGACAGTATCAGCGAAGAGCgcatatttgtaaaaaaagaacaacaGCAGAAGCATCAACAGTTGAAACGGAAAAAGATTAGCGGCAGCTACGATAGTGATAAGGGGAAACAGGTTAGCAGTAGCTGCCACAGCACGAGGACGAACCGTAAGAATGACTCTAATTGCAGATATAACAAGGAAACAGCAAAGCAAAGAGAAAAAGACAGAGGAgtaaacaattttaaaattataaaagtattaCACAGTATTTGCAATACGGTTGAGgtattcttaatattttataaaaacaatatactttataataaatatttaaatagtaTAAAAACGGAAAAAAGTAATTGGTTCAATTtcatagaaaataaaaacaatctTCGTTTTGAGGTAGATCGTAATGTGTTCAATAAAAATCTcgatctttttaaaaaagtagtagatgcatattttttatttcagaAAAAGtttaaggaaaataaaaaaaatataattaattttaacaaagCCTTATGTGAAGAATTTAAAGTTTTTCAAGATGTAAAATTAGATGAacatatagaaaataaaaatgtaatccTAAGTAGTGCACTTAATAgtaattatataagtatggAGGAAGAGGAattatttatagaaaattataaaaataaaataaataaaaagagtgATATAGTCCCACTAGATGAAAAAACAATACAAAAGATACAAGAACTTTTGCAAAAATTTTCTATAGATTCATTTAatctaaattttatattatatagtatatttaataatacgaaacctattgttattgttgaTATAAGGGAGCTTAAATCTGATTTGtcatacaaattatataaaagcaAAATGCATATAATTCCATATTCCTTACTAGTTGGtgattatatattaactaaAGATATATGTGTAGAGAGAAAAACTATAGTAGACCTAATTCaatctttaaataataatagattATATAACCAAATTAAACAAATGTCCAAATATTATTCTATGTATCTTTTATTAATAGAATTTAATACTAAACATTTATTCTATTTCTCTTCTTTAAATGATAAACATTCAATCTACACAAAGTTAATAATTCTTTGCCTTCAATACCCAAGACTTCGAATCCTTTGGAGccctttttctctttttactGTTAAACTTTTTTGGGCTCTCAAAGTTAATTCTGAACAACCCGATATTTTCAAATCCCTTCATATCGACCTGACCCTCCAGAAACACGCACATCGGCCAATTGTGGATGCATCAACAAACGGACAAAAAGGGACAGGAAAAGAGGAGGAGCTAGAGATGGGAAAGGAGAAAGCAAAGCAGGAGCAGACGATACAAAAGAATATGAAGACGGAAAAGAATAAGGGCATGAATAAAGAGGAGGAACAATCATCAGCTCCACCAAGGGATACTGAATCTAAGAATGACGTGCAATTGATAGAGCCGAACAAAGTAGAtgacttaaaaaataatagctTTGATTCTATGAACAACAACCGCATCGAGGAAGTTGAAAATTACGCGGAAGGGAATGGGAACAACGAAAATGAGCACAATgaagaattttataaatacgaAACAATAAACGACctatttgataaaaatttaaataatttagaaaatgtGGACACTAgtaaaacttttaaaaaaatggagaGTGTAACTAATTGGAATGCTcttgaaatattaaaagcaCTGCCAGGGGTAacggaaaaaaatatgcatcttattataaataatgttaaCTCCTTGTATGATCTGTGCGAAAAAACGGTGGAAGAACTAGAGTCCTACATgagtaaaaataatgcaaagTTGTTgtatgattttttaaatacgGACGTTTCTTGA
- the GPAA1 gene encoding glycosylphosphatidylinositol anchor attachment 1 protein, putative — protein MGFSENPKFFILSKNILKRWRFIGIALSTVGFLYFCLFNKINKKAELDSRTFTQFPGNSVLNKTNEEIFNESSYYFDSYKYEGGEHIIDILYEYIKTISPFIETEKHKIEINENVEEYILISNVPCKFCNTLESLIVVINFDYKERKFFHSLSVGLTLMDHFSHCNYMSKDIIFLFTNKELLYSKGIQEFIQLFFYKNIKNRKTLVRSATIIEFDSIYPSHIQINYEGLNGMLPNQDLVLLLTNELSYYNIPIKVNPIHYVIFDMALEKNFEKGHSYFLRENVPAFTATGISKIPLKNKMLNLFNFTKAMQSFLRNQSNTHEAFCHSSTFYFFNTIKRQVPISIYCYSVYLICCYCILKLMKSSIFRNYINFIVGLNIYIITILIISLPIYLFSTNEKIYDLLNLEKRLPLCTEWHPDHFTLYIKIANYWSVIFFISVVVAFFFNYFISYVVNKYNNKIGYQKVQKIERVIILNEIKNLNNKVKNIIGVTPVYDDNNIYEQVIINSNDTKKLIKPKIIHSDDEMFLLEKKNNILIRELQDEIDKKEDMLEKLENENVKYIYKNSVAPYASLMSYMNVFYFIMVVVSSSLYNWSYSALFCVIFVIPISILHNIKRKRKKIVKKIILLLFILFSLIYIYPYESFILNERHKLTNTLMKLFEKVYKHLSKYKLSETKYFPDFLEFLCSNKIFDYLYLNKYYLNNQDIKFNYNYEIKNSVLLNLYNLSRNHYCIGSQTYALLCFTFFPILFYTIFIFFC, from the exons ATGGGTTTTTCAGAGAAtccaaaattttttatactctcaaaaaatattcttaaaagGTGGAGATTTATAGg AATTGCCCTATCCACAGTAGGcttcctttatttttgtctatttaataaaattaataaaaaggcTGAACTAGATTCACGTACTTTTACGCAGTTTCCCGGTAATTCCGTTTTAAATAAGACAAATgaagaaatttttaatgaaagtAGTTACTATTTTGACAGCTACAAATATGAAGGAGGAGAACATATAATAGACATATTGTATGAGTATATTAAAACGATTTCTCCTTTTATTGAAACGGAAAAACATAAGATAGAgattaatgaaaatgtaGAAGAGTACATATTGATAAGTAATGTACCTTGTAAGTTTTGTAATACTTTAGAAAGCTTAATAgttgtaataaattttgaCTACaaggaaagaaaatttttccaTTCCCTATCAGTTGGTTTAACTTTAATGGATCATTTTTCACATTGCAATTATATGAGtaaagatataatatttttatttacaaataaagagttattatattcaaaagGGATTCAAGAATTTATacagctttttttttataaaaatataaaaaacagaaaaacaCTTGTTAGGTCAGCAACAATAATAGAATTTGATTCCATTTATCCAtcacatatacaaataaattatgaaggCTTAAATGGGATGTTACCAAATCAGGATTTAGTTCTATTATTAACCAATGAATTATCCTATTATAACATTCCTATTAAAGTAAACCCAATCcattatgtaatttttgaTATGGCCTTGGAAAAAAACTTCGAAAAAGGTCATTCCTATTTTTTGAG gGAAAACGTTCCAGCCTTCACGGCAACAGGTATAAGTAAGattcctttaaaaaataaaatgctcaacctttttaattttacgaAAGCCATGCAGAGTTTTTTAAGAAATCAAAGTAACACACATGAAGCATTTTGCCATTCATcaactttttatttcttcaacACTATTAAGAGACAGGTACCTATTAGTATATACTGTTACAGTGTTTATTTGATATGCTGTTActgtattttaaaattaatgaaaagttCAATATTTCGGAATTATATTAACTTTATAGTAGGTTTgaacatatacattataactattttaattatttcattgccaatttatttgttttcaaCGAATGAAAAAATCTATGATTTGctaaatttagaaaaaagacTCCCCTTATGCACTGAATGGCATCCAGATCATTTTACACTGTACATAAAAATAGCCAACTACTGGTcagttatttttttcatatcagTAGTGGTagcttttttctttaattattttatttcttacgtagttaataaatataataataaaattggtTATCAGAAAGTACAGAAAATCGAGAGAGTCATAATattaaacgaaataaaaaatttaaacaataaagtaaaaaatataattggtGTAACACCTGTTTATGATGATAATAACATTTATGAACAAGTCATAATAAATTCGAATGAtacgaaaaaattaataaagcCCAAAATTATACATAGTGACGATGAAATGTTCTTActtgaaaagaaaaacaacaTTTTAATTAGAGAACTACAAGATGAAATAGACAAAAAGGAAGACATGTTAGAAAAGctggaaaatgaaaatgtaaaatatatttataaaaactcTGTAGCACCTTATGCTTCCCTGATGAGTTATATGAACGttttttacttcattatGGTCGTTGTGTCATCATCa TTATATAACTGGTCATACTCAGCACTGTTCTGTGTCATATTTGTAATTCCTATAtcaattttacataatattaagAGGAAGCGCAAAAagattgttaaaaaaattatcctATTATTGTtcatccttttttctttaatatatatatatccatatgAAAGTTTTATTTTG aATGAAAGGCacaaattaacaaatacGCTAATGAAGTTGTTTGAAAAAGTCTACAAACATTTAAGCAAGTATAAATTATCAGAAACGAAATACTTCCCGGATTTTTTGGAATTTCTTTGCtcaaacaaaatatttgactatttgtatttaaataaatattatttgaataatcAAGACATAAAATTCAATTATAACTACGAAATTAAAAACAGcgttttattaaatttgtaCAACCTATCCAGGAACCACTACTGCATAGGTTCGCAAACCTACGCCCTTTTGtgttttaccttttttcctattcttttttatacaatctttatatttttttgttaa
- the PmUG01_11017300 gene encoding conserved Plasmodium protein, unknown function: MALNPTLIQGNDHLFPANKGSEYTYLRRENVKLKLYLPDRTIKEDGMIFLTSIRLVFVKSEKSRTNVNFTGVELPLNLIEKPKFEQPVFGLNYLSGIVKPLVEHPNSLKSSCKWNIVFLNGECSSFLNYFFKVYDAAKKNKPLGALNEFNEQFFSNSNAYVDPNDPTFLYINEPNAENLYNPQGISQNHYISSNNQNNKEIPVYKRPYGAQQNSGNSNSSSNNNSSNNNSNYNMNNASNMMNYSQPSYMGNYDSTNNRGPYGQQTYIPNNMQNFNQNNVGPPNCDSQNNSLLPHYNQQDNRLLYNNPEGTMTHYNQHNNISNYDQLNYRGTYNHQGPNMNSANGNSNTNTDTNSYNNSNPNSYGNSNINSNSNSYGNNYSNASYNQPGIRTQGNQRIYPLHNQPNSQQFNPAYSEHFNNTFNQNCSLPTYSEQENYHHYQQSSGLYSLQNDHQSIRPNDQASSQANSQMNSQTKSQENNQPIN; encoded by the exons ATGGCACTAAATCCTACGTTAATTCAAGGGAATG aTCACTTATTTCCTGCCAACAAAGGATCAGAATATACCTATTTAAGAAGAGAAAATGTTAAattgaaattatatttgCCTGATAG AACGATAAAGGAGGACGGGATGATATTCTTAACAAGCATACGATTAGTATTTGTTAAAAGCGAAAAGAGTAGAACGAACGTGAATTTTACAGGGGTAGAATTGCCTTTAAACTTAATTGAAAAACCAAAATTTGAACAGCCTGTATTTGGATTAAATTATCTTTCGGGTATTGTAAAACCATTAGTTGAGCATCCAAATAGTTTAAAGAGTTCATGCAAATGGAATATTGTGTTTTTGAATGGAGAGTGTAgtagttttttaaattatttttttaaagtatatgatgctgcaaaaaaaaacaaacctTTAGGTGCtttaaatgaatttaatgaacaatttttttctaattctaATGCTTATGTGGATCCTAACGATCCAacatttctatatataaatgaaccTAATGCTGAAAACCTTTATAACCCTCAAGGTATATCACAGAATCATTATATATCTTCAAATAATCAAAATAACAAAGAGATTCCAGTTTATAAAAGACCTTACGGAGCTCAACAGAATAGTggtaacagtaatagtagtagcaacaataatagtagtaataataatagtaattataatatgaataatgcAAGTAATATGATGAATTATAGTCAACCCAGTTATATGGGTAACTACGACTCAACGAACAATAGAGGACCTTATGGTCAACAAACTTATATACCAAATAATATGCAAAATTTCAATCAAAATAATGTAGGTCCACCCAATTGTGATAGTCAGAATAATAGTTTATTGCCGCACTATAACCAGCAAGATAACAGattactatataataatcCGGAAGGTACTATGACACATTATAATCAGCATAACAATATATCTAACTACGATCAACTAAATTATAGAGGTACCTATAATCATCAGGGTCCAAATATGAATAGTGCTAATGGTAATAGTAACACCAATACTGATACCAacagttataataatagtaaccCTAATAGTTatggtaatagtaatattaatagtaattcTAATAGTTATGgaaataattatagtaaCGCTTCATATAACCAACCAGGTATTAGAACTCAAGGAAATCAAAGAATATATCCCCTTCACAACCAACCAAATAGTCAGCAGTTCAATCCGGCATATAGTGAGCATTTTAACAATACGTTTAATCAAAACTGTAGCTTGCCAACATATAGTGAGCAAGAGAATTATCATCACTACCAACAAAGCAGTGGTTTGTATAGTCTACAAAATGATCACCAGAGTATTCGACCGAATGATCAGGCGAGTAGTCAGGCCAATAGTCAGATGAACAGTCAGACGAAAAGTCAGGAAAATAACCAGCCGATTAATTAG
- the PmUG01_11017100 gene encoding conserved Plasmodium protein, unknown function — protein MNDEEKILYKFIENKILLKEFCEEYVRIKNNEELLKQESNKIKLKNCELENEIEKYRDIMNNIEKNKNKEIENNNLEYDIKIKKFEKQIDFLNSCLNAEKESYNMKVKELICLKVENDKYKLQLNNKKENNVYDKENKINHNNVNVLNKIYTDINQKVDNMNKILNDTKNSRQCVELKLKDYEMLLNEYLKKITDLNLKYEKFYLLYKEAQFKNSVNKTKKKVLKHQIEELKNLNHILSNQIIALKNDINNIDGEKKQYYLLFRKAEKKNLLFYQKLKKKKIKTASSRSFSYDLCRLNYFSSNQLDEDDIDPIVYNSNNGNNSNESNSNNGNNSNESNSNNCNNNNNNSNNNNNNSNNNNNNNSNSNSSNSFKCTSIFLYKDNLPYTKNLRDFKITEKGEKTSSIYISKGVNKGILYRAEEFNIKKERKRKKILFYSDNDYDKRKKKRKKKIQF, from the coding sequence ATGAACGATGAAGAAAAgattttgtataaatttatcgaaaataaaattcttcTGAAAGAGTTTTGTGAAGAGTATgtgagaataaaaaataacgaaGAGTTACTTAAACAagaaagtaataaaataaaattaaaaaattgtgaactggaaaatgaaatagaaaaatacaGAGATATAATGAACAACAttgaaaagaacaaaaacaaagaaatagaaaataataatttggaatatgatataaaaataaaaaagtttgaaaaacaaatcgattttttaaattcttgtTTAAATGCAGAAAAAGAAAGCTATAATATGAAAGTAAAAGAATTGATATGTCTCAAAGtggaaaatgataaatacaaactgcaattaaataataaaaaggaaaataatgtatatgataaggaaaataaaataaaccataataatgtaaacgtgctaaataaaatatatacagataTTAATCAAAAAGTAGATAACATGAATAAAATCTTAAATGATACCAAGAATTCTAGACAATGTGTTGAacttaaattaaaagattatGAAATGCTACTAAacgaatatttaaaaaaaattacggatttaaatttaaagtatgaaaaattttatttattatataaagaagCTCAATTCAAAAATAGTGTTAacaaaactaaaaaaaaagtattaaagcATCAAatagaagaattaaaaaatttaaatcatatattatcAAATCAAATTATtgctttaaaaaatgatattaataatatagatGGGGAGAAGAAACAGTATTATCTATTGTTTAGAAAGgcggagaaaaaaaatttgttattttaccAAAaactaaagaaaaaaaaaattaaaactgcGAGTAGTCGATCTTTTTCATATGACTTGTGCAGGTTAAATTATTTCTCGTCTAATCAGCTGGATGAAGATGATATAGATCCAATTGTATACAACAGcaataatggtaataatagtaatgaaagtaatagcaataatggtaataacagtaatgaaagtaatagcaataattgtaataataataataataacagtaataataataataataacagtaataataataataataataacagtaatagtaatagtagtaacagTTTTAAGTGtacttctatttttttatataaagataatttGCCATATACGAAAAATTTGCGTGATTTCAAAATCACCGAAAAAGGGGAAAAGACCTCTTCTATTTACATAAGCAAAGGTGTCAATAAAGGAATCTTATATCGTGCAGaagaatttaatataaaaaaggagaggaagagaaaaaagattCTCTTTTACTCAGATAATGATTATgacaaaaggaaaaaaaagagaaaaaaaaaaattcagtTTTAA